A genome region from Brienomyrus brachyistius isolate T26 chromosome 23, BBRACH_0.4, whole genome shotgun sequence includes the following:
- the LOC125719270 gene encoding class I histocompatibility antigen, F10 alpha chain-like: MDFGVVFLIFTCFSIVGSEIHTLEYIYTALSKPVGAPGVYDFTAMGILDNEQIDYYNSKDKSKIPRQTWMSERLDGNYWDKGTSSRRSKEQWFKVNVEILMNRMNDSRGGLHVLQWRHGCQGEPQPDGTLAFRKGFDQYSYDGGDFLSFDPRNLQWVAPVSQAVPTKNKWDHSQTLNQYTEGYLKRECMDWLNKFMAYEEKDLKVQSPPEVFTRAKTAKTPGKLILHCLATGLYPRDVEVDIYRNDDSMTEAEGVTSTGIRPSEFSADGSMAKTYQLKKSIEILKSDLDLYSCRVMRRTLDNPIVAIWEPESDQGIIIAIAVSLVLLIVCIVAIVAVFLVLRRKKDVPSSGSSTSTDTEMEAQPLENGKPNGTCSPEAERLMHPNETSKGSSPQGSIDSGRFSRQPGDSPLDSSDSSTQSLNEGHEEV, encoded by the exons AAATACACACTCTTGAATACATCTACACTGCCCTGTCAAAGCCTGTAGGTGCTCCTGGTGTGTATGACTTCACTGCCATGGGGATTCTGGATAACGAGCAGATTGACTACTACAACAGCAAGGACAAGAGCAAGATTCCCAGGCAGACGTGGATGTCTGAGAGACTGGATGGTAATTACTGGGATAAAGGCACTTCATCTCGCAGGAGCAAGGAGCAGTGGTTCAAAGTCAATGTTGAGATTTTGATGAACCGAATGAATGACAGCAGGGGGG GTCTCCATGTCCTGCAGTGGAGACATGGCTGTCAGGGGGAACCTCAGCCTGATGGCACACTGGCTTTTCGCAAAGGTTTTGATCAGTATAGCTATGATGGTGGGGACTTCCTCTCCTTTGATCCAAGAAATTTGCAGTGGGTGGCCCCAGTTTCTCAAGCTGTGCCCACCAAAAACAAATGGGACCACTCACAAACCCTCAACCAGTACACAGAGGGGTACCTGAAGAGGGAGTGCATGGACTGGCTGAACAAATTCATGGCCTATGAAGAAAAGGACTTGAAAGTTCAAT CACCTCCCGAGGTTTTTACTCGTGCTAAAACAGCTAAAACCCCCGGCAAACTGATTCTTCACTGCCTGGCCACTGGATTGTACCCCAGGGATGTGGAAGTCGACATCTACAGGAATGATGACAGCATGACTGAAGCTGAAGGGGTGACTTCCACAGGCATCAGACCCAGTGAATTCAGTGCTGACGGGTCGATGGCAAAGACGTACCAGCTGAAGAAGTCGATTGAGATACTCAAGTCTGACTTGGATCTATATAGTTGTAGAGTCATGCGCAGGACCTTGGATAATCCAATTGTTGCTATATGGG AGCCTGAATCTGACCAGGGAATTATAATTGCCATTGCTGTGTCCTTGGTGTTACTCATCGTCTGCATTGTGGCCATTGTTGCTGTGTTCCTGGTTCTAAGACGTAAAAAGGATG TGCCCTCAAGTGGAAGCTCCACCTCTACGGACACAGAGATGGAAGCACAGCCACTGGAAAATG GGAAGCCCAATGGGACCTGCAGTCCTGAGGCAGAAAGACTGATGCACCCAAATG AAACATCCAAAGGAAGCTCCCCTCAGGGCAGCATTGATTCAGGGCGCTTTTCCAGGCAACCAG GGGACTCCCCTCTTGACAGCAGTGATTCAAGTACCCAGTCCCTGAATGAAG GCCACGAGGAAGTGTAA